From Paralcaligenes sp. KSB-10:
GCGCTGCAGATGCTGCATCTCGGCCAGAATGAAGCCCAGCGCCTCGGTATGGCGCCCGCTCACGCCGCCGCGAAACGCCGGGTGATGGGCGTCGTCGGGCGTAGGCAAGGCCAGCGTGGCTTCGGCCAGCACCTGGCCGACATGTTCGAGCCAGGCCGGCCATAGTGAGGCATGCTCGACCGTTACCTTGCGCTGCGCCAGTTCGAGCGTGATATCGTCGTCGGCAAACAGCTCCCCCAAATAAGGCCAGATCGATTCGACCGCCGCCTGCATTCTGGCGTGGCTGTCCGCCGTGCCATCGCCCAGGCGCACCATGAGATCCGACGAACGGCGCACATGATAGGTGACCTCTTTAAGGGATTTTTCGGCAATCGCGGCGACCCGCTCATCCGAAGAGCCTGAGAGTTCTTTCAACAAGAAATAATGCCACGCATCAAAGAAAAACTGGCGTGCGATGGTATCCCCGTAATGGCCGTTGCTGCGCTCGGCCAGCAAATAATTGCGATACTCGGGCGCATCGCGCAAATAGGCCAGCTTGTCCTCGTCGCGCGCCCGGCCTTCCACCTCGCCGGCCAGCGTCAGCCAGAGGCGCGCCTGCCCCAGGAGATCGAGCGACAGATTCGTCATGGCCAGGTCTTCTTCGAGCTCCGGTCCATGACCGCACCATTCGCACAGACGCTGCGACAGGATCAAAGTGGTATCGCCCAGCCGGAGCAGATATTGGAACAAGGATTGATCCATATGCCCTCCAGGCTACATGTGTTTGACTTCTTCCGGCATGGGGAAGAACGTGGGGTGGCGATAAACCTTGCTATTGGCCGGCTCGAACAAGGGCTCTTTGTCGCTCGGGCTGCTGGCCACGATATCGACGGCCCTGACCACCCAGATACTCAGCCCTTCATTGCGGCGCGTATACACGTCGCGCGCATTGTTGATGGCCATTTCGGCATCGGAAGCATGCAGGCTGCCGACATGCTTATGGGCCAGGCCGTGCTGGCTGCGGATAAAGACCTCCCAAAGAGGCCACGCGTTTGGGCTCATGTTGCTTTCCTTGACGCCGGACTGGATACCGGCATGATAATTACCTGCAATAGAACGAATCTGGAATACCTGAATGGACCCGTGCCCCGCGGCTGCTATCAGGCTGCCGCGGCCAGGCCGGCATGCTTATCGGCATAAGCCGACAGGGCTTCACGTACCCAGGCTCCGTTTTCATGGGCTGCCACGCGCGCCTGGAGGCGCTCGCGATTGCAGGGTCCATGCCCCTTGATCACGGCATAAAACTCAGACCAATCGATTTCGCCGAAATCATAGTGCCCGCGCTCTTCGTTCCACCTGAGATCGGGATCGGGGACTTTCAGGCCCAGGTATTCAGCCTGCGGCACGCTTTGATCGACCATCTTCTGACGCAGCTCGTCGTTGGAAAACAATTTGATGCGCCACTGCATGGACTGCGCGCTATTGGGCGATTCGCCATCCGAGGGGCCGAACATCATGAGCGCCGGCCACCACCAACGGTTGAACGCGTCCTGCGCCATGTCTTTCTGTTCCTGGGTGCCATGGCGGCACATCTGGATCAGCAGATCGTAGCCCTGGCGCTGATGAAAGGATTCTTCCTTGCAAACCCGCACCATGGCGCGGGCATAAGGACCGTAGGAACAGCGGCAAAGGGGGATCTGGTTGATGATCGCCGAGCCGTCGACCAGCCAGCCTATCATGCCGATATCGGCCCAGGTAAGCGTGGGGTAATTGAAAATACTGGAATATTTGGCCTTGCCAGAATGCAGGTCGCCAACCAGTTCATCACGCGAAACGCCCAAGGTTTCGGCCGCGCTGTACAAATACAGGCCATGGCCGGCTTCGTCCTGGACCTTGGCCAGCAAAATGGCCTTGCGCTTGAGGCTGGGCGCCCGTGTAATCCAGTTGCCTTCGGGCAGCATGCCGACGATCTCGGAATGGGCATGCTGGGAAATTTGCCGCACCAGGGTTTTGCGATAGGCCTCGGGCATCCAGTCTTTGGCCTCGATGCGGACGCCTTCATCGACACGTTGCTGAAAAACCAGCTCAGGCCCTGTCATCTGATCGAGGGACCGGACGTTTTTCACCCCAGTTTCAACGAGTTGAGCATACACGGCAGTCTCCTGTGAATAATTTTTCAGAACCGATTCAAGCTATTATTTATTACAAAATAAATACTGTCAATCATATTTTAGTATCAAATTAGGCTTATGGCGAATCCTGCGGAATACTGCAATACCGACGCCCTGGTATAAGATGTGGGCCTGCTTTATCGGAAACAAATCATTCGCCATGCCTGAGCCGCAAAGTACGCTGCAACTCCTGATCCACGCCCTGCTCCAGCGCGACCCGCCCAGGGCCAAATCCCTGAGCGTTACCTTGCTGGGCGACGCCATCGGCCCGCATGGCGGCAATATATGGCTCAGCGACCTGATCGATCTCGTCACCCCTCTAGGAATCAATGAACGCCTGTTGCGCACCAGCGTATTCCGGCTGGTGGCCCAGGACTGGCTGCAATCGGAACGGCACGGACGCCGCAGCCTGTACCGCTTGAGCGAATCGGGCCAGGAACTGACCGCCGCCGCCTCGGAGCGGATCTATGTCGGCTCGCGCAACGACTGGAACGGGGACTGGACTCTGGTCATTTTGCCGCGTTTCGGCAACAGCAGCCTGGACGGGCGCGGCGCGCTGCGGCGAGAACTGGTCTGGGCCGGCTTCGGCGCGATTGCGCCGGGCATTTTCGCCCTGCCCCGCAACCAGACTGTGCGGGCGCGAAAGGTCCTGGCCAAGCTGAAAGTCACCGACAAGGCGCTGATACTGAGCGCCCACGATATGAACAAAGGGCAAGGCCTATTGCTGGGTTCCCTGGTCTCCCAGTGCTGGGATCTGGAAAACGTCGCGCAGCAGTACCGGCAGTTTTCCGATACGTTCGCCCCGATGCTGGAGGCGATCGACGGCCACACCCGGCCCATGCAGGCCTTTGCGGTGCGCGCCCTGACTATTCACGAATGGCGTCGCATTGTGCTTCACGACCCCCAACTGCCTCAGCAAATGCTGCCGGTCGACTGGCCGGGCCATGCCGCGCGCGAGCTATGCGGCAAGCTATACTGGAAGGTATTCGATCTCGCCGAAGAGCACCTCAACCAAGTCATCCAGCGCGATCCTAGCCATTTTCAGGCGCTCAAGCCCCATGTATATCAGCGCTTCGGCAACCACAGCCCCCGATCCTCATAGCTTGATGAAATGTTCGCGATAATGCTTGAGCTCGTCGATAGACTCGTAAATATCGGCCAGCGCTTCATG
This genomic window contains:
- the paaB gene encoding 1,2-phenylacetyl-CoA epoxidase subunit PaaB — translated: MSPNAWPLWEVFIRSQHGLAHKHVGSLHASDAEMAINNARDVYTRRNEGLSIWVVRAVDIVASSPSDKEPLFEPANSKVYRHPTFFPMPEEVKHM
- the paaA gene encoding 1,2-phenylacetyl-CoA epoxidase subunit PaaA; amino-acid sequence: MYAQLVETGVKNVRSLDQMTGPELVFQQRVDEGVRIEAKDWMPEAYRKTLVRQISQHAHSEIVGMLPEGNWITRAPSLKRKAILLAKVQDEAGHGLYLYSAAETLGVSRDELVGDLHSGKAKYSSIFNYPTLTWADIGMIGWLVDGSAIINQIPLCRCSYGPYARAMVRVCKEESFHQRQGYDLLIQMCRHGTQEQKDMAQDAFNRWWWPALMMFGPSDGESPNSAQSMQWRIKLFSNDELRQKMVDQSVPQAEYLGLKVPDPDLRWNEERGHYDFGEIDWSEFYAVIKGHGPCNRERLQARVAAHENGAWVREALSAYADKHAGLAAAA
- the paaX gene encoding phenylacetic acid degradation operon negative regulatory protein PaaX, which translates into the protein MPEPQSTLQLLIHALLQRDPPRAKSLSVTLLGDAIGPHGGNIWLSDLIDLVTPLGINERLLRTSVFRLVAQDWLQSERHGRRSLYRLSESGQELTAAASERIYVGSRNDWNGDWTLVILPRFGNSSLDGRGALRRELVWAGFGAIAPGIFALPRNQTVRARKVLAKLKVTDKALILSAHDMNKGQGLLLGSLVSQCWDLENVAQQYRQFSDTFAPMLEAIDGHTRPMQAFAVRALTIHEWRRIVLHDPQLPQQMLPVDWPGHAARELCGKLYWKVFDLAEEHLNQVIQRDPSHFQALKPHVYQRFGNHSPRSS
- the paaC gene encoding 1,2-phenylacetyl-CoA epoxidase subunit PaaC → MDQSLFQYLLRLGDTTLILSQRLCEWCGHGPELEEDLAMTNLSLDLLGQARLWLTLAGEVEGRARDEDKLAYLRDAPEYRNYLLAERSNGHYGDTIARQFFFDAWHYFLLKELSGSSDERVAAIAEKSLKEVTYHVRRSSDLMVRLGDGTADSHARMQAAVESIWPYLGELFADDDITLELAQRKVTVEHASLWPAWLEHVGQVLAEATLALPTPDDAHHPAFRGGVSGRHTEALGFILAEMQHLQRAYPGATW